The sequence GCAGttatacaatatttggAACCGCAAAATGAGATGtagatattaaaatgtGGATAATCATGGGCTTTATGGGTGAATGGCACAGGGTATAGACCGCTGAGGCAAGTGCCGTGCATAATGATGTGAGTGCATCTAGTACTGATTTAGTGAGAATGGGGCCATGGTGTGGAATATGAAAGTAGGGTAAGTTTGAGATGGTATATACTGTAGCATCCGTGTGCGTATGACATATCAGTAGAAGTGAAGGTGAGTGTGGCAAGTGGCGGTGGTGGTAGTGGTGGTATAGAGTGGTAGGCTCCTTTACTTCGAAGCGTGAGGTCGTATACCTAATAAGGAAATGTAATTTAtaactttttattatattggtcTTTTCGAGAGCGGAAGAAGTTGTAGGCTAAGCGCAGGCTAAGCGTAGGTCCATGTTTAAAGTATCCAAGAGAATATCCACGAAGCGGCTGAGCAACGAACAGAATCCTGGTTCTCCTCGACTAAGCAGATAGTTAAGATACTGTGCACcatggaaattgaaaacgaacGTACGTACCgactactttatttttgcaggCCGGAAATCAAGCGATGAATGAGACATCCTTCTGTTTTCTATGTTGTGCTTGAAGGGGACAGACAGTCGCTTATCTTAGTGAGATTGCTTACTAACTGAATTTACTTTGCTGCTGCTAGAGATTTGCACCTGCATAGCGCAGATTCTGCATCTTCTCAATAGCTTAATTATTACATTCTCAGATGATGATAAGACGGAAACTGGacaatcttttgtttatattgatggatttcttgtcaaaaagCATAACAATCAACATACTATTGTTAATTTCGAaacttacaaaaataaaatgaaagtttccGATAGGcgtaagtttgaaaaagcaaactttGACGAGTTTGAGTCGGCtctaaataacaaaaacgacTTGGTACATTGTCCctcaataactttatttgaatcGATCCCCACGGAAGTGCGGTCATTCTACGAAGACGAAAAGTCTGGCCTAATCAAAGTGGTAAAATTCAGAACTGGTGCAATGGATAGGAAAaggtcttttgaaaaaattgtcatTTCCGTCATGGTCGGGAAAAATGTACAAAAGTTCCTGAcatttgttgaagacgaaCCAGATTTCCAGGGCGGACCAATCCCTTCAAAGTATCTTAttcccaagaaaatcaacttGATGGTCTACACGTTGTTTCAAGTGcatactttgaaattcaatagaaagGATTACGATaccctttctcttttttacctCAACAGAGGATACTATAATGAGTTGAGTTTTCCGTGTCCTGGAACGTTGTCACGAAATAGCGAGTGCCAGGCCGAACGACAGCTCTACGATGCGTACTTTCACTGACTTTGTTTCTGGCGCACCTATTGTAAGGAGTCTTCAGAAAAGCACCATAAGGAAATATGGGTACAATTTGGCACCCCACATGTTTTTGTTACTACACGTAGATGAGCTatcgattttttctgcatACCAAGCAAGTTTACCtggcgaaaagaaagtcgACACAGAGCGGCTGAAGCGTGATCTATGCCCACGTAAACCCATTGAGATAAAGTACTTTTCACAGATATGTAACGAtatgatgaacaaaaaggacCGATTGGGTGATGTTTTGCATGTGTGCTGCCCAAGTTGAGAAGAGATACTAACAAAATGACCGCGGCTCTCAAAAATAATTGACGAGCTTACGGTGATACGCTTACCGTTATCCAGAGCTACAGCGCAACGTATACGTCGACGATACAACAAGAACGGTTCATCGGAGCCTCGACTAAAGACGCTTGACGGACTCACTTCCGAGCGCTGGATTCAATGGTTAGGCCTTGAAAGCGACTACCATTGTTCATTCTCTAGTACTCGGAATGCGGAAGACGTAGTGGCAGGTGAGGCGGCGAGTTCagatcatcatcaaaaaatttcaagagtaACGCGAAAAAGGCCCCGAGAGCCCAAGAGTACAAACGATATCCTCGTCGCAGGCCAGAAACTCTTTGGCAGCTCCTTTGAATTCAGGGACTTGCATCAGTTGCGCTTATGTCATGAAATATACATGGCAGACACACCCTCTGTGGCAGTACAGGCCCCACCGGGCTATGGTAAGACGGAGTTATTTCATCTCCCCTTGATAGCACTGGCGTCTAAGGGCGACGTGAAATATGTGTCGTTTCTGTTTGTACCGTACACAGTGTTGCTTGCTAATTGCATGATCAGGTTGGGCCGATGCGGTTGCTTGAATGTGGCCCCTgtaagaaactttattgaagaaggttgCGATGGCGTTACTGATTTATACGTGGGGATCTACGATGATCTTGCTAGCACTAATTTCACAGACAGGATAGCTGCGTGGGAGAATATTGTTGAGTGCACCTTTAGGACCAACAACGTAAAATTGGGTTACCTCATTGTAGATGAGTTTCACAACTTTGAAACGGAGGTCTACCGGCAGTCGCAATTTGGGGGCATAACTaaccttgattttgacGCTTTTGAGAAAGCAATCTTTTTGAGCGGCACAGCACCTGAGGCTGTAGCTGATGCTGCGTTGCAGCGTATTGGGCTTACGGGACTGGCCAAGAAGTCGATGGACATCAACGAGCTCAAACGGTCGGAAGATCTCAGCAGAGGTCTATCCAGCTATCCAACACGGATGTTTAATCTAATCAAGGAGAAATCCGAGGTGCCTTTAGGGCatgttcataaaatttggaagaaagtgGAATCACAGCCCGAAGAAGCACTGAAGCTTCTTTTAGccctctttgaaattgaaccaGAGTCGAAGGCCATTGTAGTTGCAAGCACAACCAACgaagtggaagaattgGCCTGCTCTTGGAGAAAGTATTTTAGGGTGGTATGGATACACGGGAAGCTGGGTGCTGCAGAAAAGGTGTCTCGCACAAAGGAGTTTGTCACTGACGGTAGCATGCGAGTTCTCATCGGAACGAAATTAGTGACTGAAGGAATTGACATTAAGcaattgatgatggtgatcatgcttgataatagacttaatattattgagcTCATTCAAGGCGTAGGGAGACTAAGAGATGGGGGCCTCTGTTATCTATTatctagaaaaaacagTTGGGCGGCAAGGAATCGTAAGGGTGAATTACCACCGATTAAGGAAGGCTGTATAACCGAACAGGTACGCGAGTTCTATGGacttgaatcaaagaaaggaaaaaagggccAGCATGTTGGATGCTGTGGCTCCAGGACAGACCTGTCTGCTGACACAGTGGAACTGATAGAAAGAATGGACAGATTGGCTGAAAAACAGGCGACAGCTTCCATGTCGATCGTTGCGTTACCGTCTAGCTTCCAGGAGAGCAATAGCAGTGACAGGTGCAGAAAGTATTGCAGCAGTGATGAGGACAGCAACACGTGCATTCATGGTAGTGCTAATGCCAGTACCAATGCGactaccaactccagcactaatgctactaccactgccagcaccaacgtcaggactagtgctactaccactgccagcatcaacgtcaggactagtgcgactaccactgaaagtaccaactccagcactaatgctactaccactgccagcaccaacgtcaggactagtgctactaccactgccagcatcaacgtcaggactagtgcgactaccactgaaagtaccaactccaacactagtgctactaccaccgaaagtaccgactccaacactagtgctactaccactgaaagtaccaactccagcactaatgctactaccactgccagcatcaacgtcaggactagtgcgactaccactgaaagtaccaactccaacactaatgctactaccactgaaagtaccaactccagcactaatgctactaccactgaaggtaccaactccaacactagtgctactaccactgctagcaccaactccagcactaatgctactaccactgaaagtaccaacgCTAGTGCCAAGGAGGACGccaataaagatggcaaTGCTGAGGATAATAGATTCCATCCAGTCACCGACATTAACAAAGAGTCGTATAAGCGGAAAGGGAGTCAAATGGTTTTGCtagagagaaagaaactgaaagcACAATTTCCCAATACTTCCGAGAATATGAATGTCTTACAGTTTCTTGGATTTCGGTCTGACGAAATTAAAcatcttttcctctatGGTATTGACGTATACTTCTGCCCAGAGGGAGTATTCACACAATACGGATTATGCAAGGGCTGTCAAAAGATGTTCGAGCTCTGTGTCTGTTGGGCTGGCCAGAAAGTATCGTATCGGAGGATGGCTTGGGAAGCACTAGCTGTGGAGAGAATGCTGCGAAATGACgaggaatacaaagaatacTTGGAAGACATCGAGCCATATCATGGGGACCCTGTAggatatttgaaatattttagcGTAAAAAGGGGAGAGATCTACTCTCAGATACAGAGAAATTATGCTTGGTACCTGGCCATtactagaagaagagaaacaattagTGTATTGGATTCGACAAGAGGCAAGCAAGGGAGCCAAGTTTTCCGCATGTCTGGAAGGCAGATCAAAGAGTTGTATTATAAAGTATGGAGCAACTTGCGTGAATCGAAGACAGAGGTGCTGCAgtactttttgaactgggACGAAAAAAAGTGCCGGGAAGAATGGGAGGCAAAAGACGATACGGTCTTTGTGGAAGCGCTCGAGAAAGTTGGAGTTTTTCAGCGTTTGCGTTCCATGACGAGCGCTGGACTGCAGGGTCCGCAGTACGTCAAGCTGCAGTTTAGCAGGCATCATCGACAGTTGAGGAGCAGATATGAATTAAGTCTAGGAATGCACTTGCGAGATCAGCTTGCGCTGGGAGTTACCCCATCTAAAGTGCCGCATTGGACGGCATTCCTGTCGATGCTGATAGGGCTGTTCTGcaataaaacatttcgGCAGAAActggaatatcttttggaGCAGATTTCGGAGGTGTGGTTGTTACCACATTGGCTTGATTTGGCAAACGTTGAAGTTCTCGCTGCAGATAACACGAGGGTACCGCTGTACATGCTGATGGTAGCGGTTCACAAAGAGCTGGATAGCGATGATGTTCCAGACGGTAGATttgatatattattatgtagaGATTCGAGCAGAGAAGTTGGAGAgtgaaggaaattgttgttacGAAAGTCAGTGATTATGTATTGTGTAGTATAGTATATtgtaagaaatttttttttctagggAATATGCGTTTTGATGTAGTAGTATTTCACTGTTTTGATTTAGTGTTTGTTGCACGGCAGTAGCG is a genomic window of Saccharomyces cerevisiae S288C chromosome XVI, complete sequence containing:
- a CDS encoding uncharacterized protein (hypothetical protein; similar to telomere-encoded helicases; down-regulated at low calcium levels; YPR202W is not an essential gene; transcript is predicted to be spliced but there is no evidence that it is spliced in vivo) — translated: MEIENEQICTCIAQILHLLNSLIITFSDDDKTETGQSFVYIDGFLVKKHNNQHTIVNFETYKNKMKVSDRRKFEKANFDEFESALNNKNDLVHCPSITLFESIPTEVRSFYEDEKSGLIKVVKFRTGAMDRKRSFEKIVISVMVGKNVQKFLTFVEDEPDFQGGPIPSKYLIPKKINLMVYTLFQVHTLKFNRKDYDTLSLFYLNRGYYNELSFPCPGTLSRNSECQAERQLYDAYFH
- a CDS encoding uncharacterized protein (hypothetical protein), with the translated sequence MRTFTDFVSGAPIVRSLQKSTIRKYGYNLAPHMFLLLHVDELSIFSAYQASLPGEKKVDTERLKRDLCPRKPIEIKYFSQICNDMMNKKDRLGDVLHVCCPS
- a CDS encoding Y' element ATP-dependent helicase (DNA helicase encoded within the telomeric Y' element; Y' -helicase protein 1) — translated: MADTPSVAVQAPPGYGKTELFHLPLIALASKGDVKYVSFLFVPYTVLLANCMIRLGRCGCLNVAPVRNFIEEGCDGVTDLYVGIYDDLASTNFTDRIAAWENIVECTFRTNNVKLGYLIVDEFHNFETEVYRQSQFGGITNLDFDAFEKAIFLSGTAPEAVADAALQRIGLTGLAKKSMDINELKRSEDLSRGLSSYPTRMFNLIKEKSEVPLGHVHKIWKKVESQPEEALKLLLALFEIEPESKAIVVASTTNEVEELACSWRKYFRVVWIHGKLGAAEKVSRTKEFVTDGSMRVLIGTKLVTEGIDIKQLMMVIMLDNRLNIIELIQGVGRLRDGGLCYLLSRKNSWAARNRKGELPPIKEGCITEQVREFYGLESKKGKKGQHVGCCGSRTDLSADTVELIERMDRLAEKQATASMSIVALPSSFQESNSSDRCRKYCSSDEDSNTCIHGSANASTNATTNSSTNATTTASTNVRTSATTTASINVRTSATTTESTNSSTNATTTASTNVRTSATTTASINVRTSATTTESTNSNTSATTTESTDSNTSATTTESTNSSTNATTTASINVRTSATTTESTNSNTNATTTESTNSSTNATTTEGTNSNTSATTTASTNSSTNATTTESTNASAKEDANKDGNAEDNRFHPVTDINKESYKRKGSQMVLLERKKLKAQFPNTSENMNVLQFLGFRSDEIKHLFLYGIDVYFCPEGVFTQYGLCKGCQKMFELCVCWAGQKVSYRRMAWEALAVERMLRNDEEYKEYLEDIEPYHGDPVGYLKYFSVKRGEIYSQIQRNYAWYLAITRRRETISVLDSTRGKQGSQVFRMSGRQIKELYYKVWSNLRESKTEVLQYFLNWDEKKCREEWEAKDDTVFVEALEKVGVFQRLRSMTSAGLQGPQYVKLQFSRHHRQLRSRYELSLGMHLRDQLALGVTPSKVPHWTAFLSMLIGLFCNKTFRQKLEYLLEQISEVWLLPHWLDLANVEVLAADNTRVPLYMLMVAVHKELDSDDVPDGRFDILLCRDSSREVGE